In Treponema sp. J25, one DNA window encodes the following:
- a CDS encoding NfeD family protein produces the protein MSALLWLSIGIGLMALEAIVPGFILFWFGAAALVVSFSTWVGLTTQLEWQLLIFFLFAISSLVLWFSFARKRFKKDGPRDITISGQRGIITSEVVPGKIGEVELFDSLNGLKKWKVIAEVPLQVGTEVEVVETSGIKLKVKPVDEQK, from the coding sequence ATGTCTGCTCTGCTGTGGCTTTCCATTGGGATAGGGCTTATGGCGTTGGAAGCCATTGTTCCCGGCTTTATTTTGTTCTGGTTTGGAGCCGCCGCTCTGGTGGTGAGTTTTTCCACCTGGGTGGGGCTTACCACCCAATTAGAATGGCAGCTCTTGATATTTTTTCTTTTCGCCATTAGTTCTCTGGTTCTCTGGTTTTCCTTCGCAAGGAAACGCTTTAAAAAAGATGGGCCCCGGGATATTACCATTAGCGGCCAGCGGGGAATCATTACCAGTGAGGTGGTCCCCGGGAAAATAGGAGAAGTGGAACTATTTGATTCCCTTAACGGCCTCAAAAAATGGAAGGTTATCGCTGAGGTTCCCCTCCAGGTAGGGACAGAAGTGGAAGTAGTGGAAACGAGTGGAATCAAGCTAAAGGTTAAACCGGTGGATGAACAAAAATGA
- a CDS encoding Nif3-like dinuclear metal center hexameric protein, with amino-acid sequence MTYRAIDIIQELPGIELLPPDTVDGFVEGNSETRITGVAVTFLASWDHCQEALRRKCNLIITHEGIWYSHRDQVPEKLPQGTRDPVYLQKQRFLKENQMVVYRYHDGIHRALPDRITAGVLRALAWEQKEIIQEAAYSVVDLQQPLGDILFHIQTKLGVSHLRYMGSPDWYIRRALVAVGYRGGGSLVLPLIEKENIDLVVYGEGPEWEIPEYLRDAQAMGFPRGLIILGHGESESPGMDILTLELQKKFPSLPVYYLAHQSLFAIL; translated from the coding sequence CAGGTATCGAACTGCTGCCCCCGGATACGGTGGACGGTTTTGTAGAAGGGAACTCCGAGACCCGCATCACCGGCGTGGCGGTTACCTTTCTTGCAAGCTGGGACCACTGCCAGGAAGCGCTTCGCAGAAAGTGCAATTTAATTATCACCCATGAAGGAATCTGGTATAGTCACCGGGACCAGGTCCCAGAGAAGCTCCCCCAGGGAACACGAGACCCGGTGTACCTGCAGAAGCAGAGGTTCCTCAAAGAAAACCAGATGGTGGTGTATCGCTACCACGATGGGATTCACCGGGCCCTTCCCGATCGGATTACCGCCGGGGTGCTCCGGGCCCTTGCGTGGGAACAGAAAGAAATCATTCAGGAAGCGGCCTATTCTGTGGTGGACCTCCAGCAACCGCTAGGGGATATTCTTTTCCATATTCAAACAAAGCTGGGTGTTTCTCACCTTCGGTATATGGGTTCCCCCGATTGGTACATTCGCCGGGCCCTTGTGGCGGTAGGGTATCGGGGCGGGGGAAGCCTGGTGCTTCCCCTCATCGAAAAAGAAAACATTGATCTTGTGGTATACGGGGAAGGTCCAGAGTGGGAAATACCCGAATACCTTCGGGACGCCCAGGCGATGGGCTTCCCCAGGGGGCTTATCATTCTCGGCCACGGAGAAAGTGAGTCCCCCGGTATGGATATTTTAACCCTGGAGTTACAAAAAAAATTTCCCTCTCTCCCCGTGTACTATCTGGCACATCAATCTTTATTTGCTATACTATAA